From Acidovorax sp. 1608163:
AAGAACGGAAACAGCAACGACGGGAAGACCAGCACGCTGGCAATGCCGAACACAAAGAAGTCAAAGTATTCGGAAGACCGCCCAATGATCACCCCCACAGCGATCTCACCGGGGGTCACATCCTCATCGGTGTGGGCGTTGGCCAAAGACACCGAACTATCAAAGCCTGGGACGGGCAGGGCTGCAGAACCTGGGCTGTACATATTGACGCTCCTCAAGAAACTGACACAACTCCGTTCTACACCCCTAGGAGGGCCCTCACAAGTGAGCTTTCGCTAGCCCAGCGCGTAGGAAAACCCTGATTGCCAGCCCGCCAAACCCGCCTGCGACAGATCAAACCCAGACCAAAGAGCCAAAAAACACTGGCTGGCATTTGATGTTGGACAAAATGTCCAATCGACAAAATCGGTAGCGAGACTACATTTCGACACCTCAGCCATTCGTGTTTACACCTAAGCGCCCCTTTGTCGCGCCCCTAGCATGCTCAAAAACAAAGAATCTCGCAGGCCCGCCTGGCTTGCCGCGATCGCCCTGACCACCGGCCTGGCCGGTTGCAGCAAGGCCGTCGTACTCAACCCGGCCGGCGATATTGCCGCCCAACAGGGCCAGATGGTCATTACTGCCACGTTGTTGATGCTCATCATCATCGTGCCGGTGATCGCCCTGACCCTGTTCTTCGCCTGGAAGTACCGCCAGTCGAACACCGCCAACACCGAGGCCGACTACGACCCCGAATGGCACCACTCCACCACGCTGGAGCTGGTGATCTGGACGGTGCCGCTGCTCATCATCATTGCCCTGGGCGCCCTGACCTGGATCGGCACCCACAAGCTTGATCCGTACCGTCCCCTGGACCGCATCGACGCCCAGCGCCCCCTGGACGCCAACGTCAAGCCCCTGGAAGTGCAAGTGGTGGCAATGGACTGGAAATGGCTGTTTTTCTACCCCGAGCAAGGCATTGCCACCGTGAACGAGCTGGCCGCCCCGGTGGACCGCCCCATCCTGTTCAAGCTGACCGCGACATCGACCATGAACGCGTTCTACGTGCCTGACCTGGCCGGCATGATCTACGCCATGCCCGGCATGCAGACCGAGCTGAACGCCGTCATCAACAAGCCTGGCGTGTTCAACGGCATGTCGTCGCACTACAGCGGCGCAGGCTTCTCGGGCATGACCTTCAAGTTCCACGGCCTGAGCAACGATGACTTTGCCCAGTGGGTGCAAAAAGCCAAGACCGAGGGCAAGCCCCTGGACAAGGGCTCCTACCTGAACCTCGTCAAGCCCAGCGAACGCGACCCCGTGCAGCGCTTTGCGTCGGTGGAAGACGGCCTGTACGACAAGGTGCTCAACCGCTGCGTGGAAGACGGAAAGATGTGCATGCACCACATGATGGCCATCGACGCCCAGGGCGGCGACGCCTATGTGCGCGCAGCAGGCCTGAACCTGCCCCAGGACGTGTGCAACGCACAAAACGCAGCCCAAGTGGTGGCAGCGCTTGAAACCCGCAACGCACCGGCACAAACCTCCGGCGCCAGCATCCGCCAATGAGCCTCGCTATGACCTCCGAAACCGTAACTCCCGCCCACTGGGCGCTGGGCCGCCTGAGCTGGGACGTTGTGCCCATGGCGCACGAGCCTATCGTGCTGGCCACCTTCATTGCCGTTGTGCTGGGCGGCCTGGTCGTCCTGGCAGGCATCACCAAGTTCCGCCTGTGGGGCCCGCTGTGGCGCGACTGGATCTGCAGCATTGACCACAAAAAGATCGGGATCATGTACATGATCCTGGGCCTGGTGATGCTGCTGCGCGGCTTTGCCGACGCCGTGATGATGCGCCTGCAACAGGCCATGGCCTTTGGCGACAACATGGGCTACCTGCCGCCACACCACTACGACCAGATCTTCACCGCCCACGGCGTGATCATGATCTTCTTCGTGGCGATGCCGCTGGTCACGGGCCTGATGAACTACCTCGTGCCGCTGCAGATTGGTGCGCGCGACGTGTCCTTCCCGTTCCTCAACAACTTCAGCTTCTGGATGACCACCGCTGGCGCCGTGCTGGTGATGGTGTCGCTGTTCCTGGGTGAGTTCTCCACCTCCGGCTGGCTGGCACTGTCCAACCTGGGCTCGCAAAGCGCCAGCACGGGGCTGGACTACTACATCTGGGCACTGCAGATTGCCGGGGTGGGTACCACGCTCTCGGGTATCAACCTGATCGTCACCATCGTCAAGATGCGCGCCCCCGGCATGAGCCTGATGAAGATGCCCGTCTTCACCTGGACCGCCCTGTGCACCAACGCGCTGATCGTGGCCTCCTTCCCGGTGCTGACGGCCGCACTGGTCCTCATGTCGCTGGACCGCTATGTCGGCACCAACTTCTTCACCAACGAGCTGGGTGGCAACCCCATGCTCTACGTGAACCTGATCTGGATCTGGGGCCACCCTGAGGTGTACATCCTGGTGCTGCCCGCCTTCGGTGTGTTCTCCGAAGTGGTCGCCACCTTCAGCAAGAAGCGCCTGTTTGGCTACACCTCCATGGTGTACGCCACGGTGTGTATCACCATCTTGTCGTACCTGGTGTGGCTGCACCACTTCTTCACCATGGGCTCGGGCGCGAGTGTGAACACCTTCTTCGGCATCACCACGATGATCATCTCGATCCCCACGGGCGCGAAGATCTTCAACTGGCTGTTCACCATGTACAAGGGCCGCATCCGCTTTGAGCTACCCATGATGTGGACCGTGGCCTTCATGGTGACGTTCGCCATCGGTGGTATGACCGGCGTGCTGCTGGCCGTGCCCCCGGCCGACTTCGTGCTGCACAACAGCCTGTTCCTGATCGCCCACTTCCACAACGTGATCATTGGCGGCGTGGTGTTTGCCATGTTTGCAGGCATCAACTACTGGTTCCCCAAGGCGTTTGGCTACAAGCTGGACCGCACCTGGGGCGTGTACTCCTTCTGGCTGTGGCTGGTGGGCTTCTGGGTGGCGTTCACGCCGCTGTATGTGCTGGGCCTGATGGGCGTCACCCGCCGCGCCAACCACTTTGAAGACCAGTCGCTGCAAATCTGGTTCGTGATCGCTGCGCTGGGCGCCGCCATGATCGCGGCAGGCATTGGCTGTTTCCTGATCCAGCTGGTGGTGAGCTACCTCAAGCGCGAGCAACTGCGCGACTGGACGGGCGACCCCTGGGGTGGCCGCACGCTGGAGTGGGCCACATCGTCTCCTCCACCCAACTACAACTTTGCCTTCACCCCCGTGGTGCATGAGATCGACGCCTGGTGGGACATGAAGAAGCACGGCTACCAACGCCCGCTCAGCGGCTTCCAGTCCATCCACATGCCTGCCAATACAGGGGCTGGCGTGGTCATCTCGGGCCTCTCGCTGGTGTTCGGCTTTGCGCTGATCTGGCACATGTGGCTGCTGGCTGCGGTGTCGTTCGCAGCCGTGGTGCTGGCTTCGATCATCCACACGTTCAACTACAAGCGTGACTTCTACATCCCGGCCTCCGAAGTGGTGGCCACCGAAGAAGCCCGCACACTCCAACTCGCACGCCATGTCTGATATCCGCATCCAAGCGGGCGCCGCGGGCGCCCTGGCCCCGCGCGAGTACCACCTCGCGCACGAGCCCCATCCTGAAAACGGCACAGCCCTGGGCTTCTGGCTGTACCTGATGAGCGACTGCCTCATCTTTGCCGCCCTGTTTGCCACCTACGGCGTGCTGGGCCGCAGCTATGCGGCAGGCCCCACCGGCGCCCAGCTGTTTGACCTGCCTTTGGTGGCCATCAACACGGCCTTCCTGCTGCTGTCGTCCATCACCTTCGGCTTTGCCATGCTGCGCAAGCAGTTGGGCGACGTCAAAGGCACGCTGCTGTGGCTGGGCATCACGGGCCTGTTTGGCCTGTGCTTCCTGGGGCTGGAGCTGTACGAGTTCCAGCATCTGATCCACCAGGGCGCTGGCCCTCAGCGCAGCGCCTTCCTGTCGGCCTTCTTCACGCTGGTAGGCACCCACGGCTTGCACGTCACCTTCGGCCTGGTCTGGCTGGTGGTGCTGATGCTGCAGATCAACAAGCACGGCCTGATCCCCGAGAACAACCGCCGCCTGATGTGCCTGTCCATGTTCTGGCACTTCTTGGACGTGGTCTGGATCGGCGTATTCACCTTTGTGTACCTGATGGGGGTGCTGTAAATGAGCGCACAACACGCAACGCACGCGCACGATGCGCACGGGCACGACGATCACCACCATGACGCGGGCCCCCACAGCACCTTCTCCGGTTACATGGTCGGGTTTGTGCTGTCCATCATCCTCACCGCCATTCCCTTCTGGCTGGTCATGTCCAAGGTGATTGCCGACCGCAACACCGCCGTGCTGGTACTGGGCGGCTTTGCCGTGGTGCAGATTCTGGTGCACATGGTGTGCTTCCTGCACATGAACGGCAAGGTCGAAGGCGGCTGGACGCTGCTGTCCACCATCTTCACGGTGGTGTTCGTGGCCATTGCCATCACCGGCACCCTGTGGGTCATGTTCCACATGAATGCGAACATGATGCCCGAGCACCCACAAGTGCCTGCCGCAGGCCAGCAGCAGCCCGCCGCCGAGCACGGTGGCGCGCACAGCACAGCGCCCTGACCGGCACCAGCCGTGCACACACCCGCAGCGGGCCGCAAGCGCCCGCATTCCCATGCGACCCTGGCGATGCTCACTTTGGTGGGCATCGCCCTTTTTGTGGGCTTCATTTCCCTGGGGGTGTGGCAGGTGCAGCGCCGCGCCTGGAAGCTCAACCTCATCGAACGCGTGAGCGCGCGCATCCAGGCCCCGCCCGGCGCCCTGCCGTCCCCC
This genomic window contains:
- the cyoB gene encoding cytochrome o ubiquinol oxidase subunit I, giving the protein MTSETVTPAHWALGRLSWDVVPMAHEPIVLATFIAVVLGGLVVLAGITKFRLWGPLWRDWICSIDHKKIGIMYMILGLVMLLRGFADAVMMRLQQAMAFGDNMGYLPPHHYDQIFTAHGVIMIFFVAMPLVTGLMNYLVPLQIGARDVSFPFLNNFSFWMTTAGAVLVMVSLFLGEFSTSGWLALSNLGSQSASTGLDYYIWALQIAGVGTTLSGINLIVTIVKMRAPGMSLMKMPVFTWTALCTNALIVASFPVLTAALVLMSLDRYVGTNFFTNELGGNPMLYVNLIWIWGHPEVYILVLPAFGVFSEVVATFSKKRLFGYTSMVYATVCITILSYLVWLHHFFTMGSGASVNTFFGITTMIISIPTGAKIFNWLFTMYKGRIRFELPMMWTVAFMVTFAIGGMTGVLLAVPPADFVLHNSLFLIAHFHNVIIGGVVFAMFAGINYWFPKAFGYKLDRTWGVYSFWLWLVGFWVAFTPLYVLGLMGVTRRANHFEDQSLQIWFVIAALGAAMIAAGIGCFLIQLVVSYLKREQLRDWTGDPWGGRTLEWATSSPPPNYNFAFTPVVHEIDAWWDMKKHGYQRPLSGFQSIHMPANTGAGVVISGLSLVFGFALIWHMWLLAAVSFAAVVLASIIHTFNYKRDFYIPASEVVATEEARTLQLARHV
- the cyoD gene encoding cytochrome o ubiquinol oxidase subunit IV, producing MSAQHATHAHDAHGHDDHHHDAGPHSTFSGYMVGFVLSIILTAIPFWLVMSKVIADRNTAVLVLGGFAVVQILVHMVCFLHMNGKVEGGWTLLSTIFTVVFVAIAITGTLWVMFHMNANMMPEHPQVPAAGQQQPAAEHGGAHSTAP
- the cyoA gene encoding ubiquinol oxidase subunit II, coding for MLKNKESRRPAWLAAIALTTGLAGCSKAVVLNPAGDIAAQQGQMVITATLLMLIIIVPVIALTLFFAWKYRQSNTANTEADYDPEWHHSTTLELVIWTVPLLIIIALGALTWIGTHKLDPYRPLDRIDAQRPLDANVKPLEVQVVAMDWKWLFFYPEQGIATVNELAAPVDRPILFKLTATSTMNAFYVPDLAGMIYAMPGMQTELNAVINKPGVFNGMSSHYSGAGFSGMTFKFHGLSNDDFAQWVQKAKTEGKPLDKGSYLNLVKPSERDPVQRFASVEDGLYDKVLNRCVEDGKMCMHHMMAIDAQGGDAYVRAAGLNLPQDVCNAQNAAQVVAALETRNAPAQTSGASIRQ
- the cyoC gene encoding cytochrome o ubiquinol oxidase subunit III — translated: MSDIRIQAGAAGALAPREYHLAHEPHPENGTALGFWLYLMSDCLIFAALFATYGVLGRSYAAGPTGAQLFDLPLVAINTAFLLLSSITFGFAMLRKQLGDVKGTLLWLGITGLFGLCFLGLELYEFQHLIHQGAGPQRSAFLSAFFTLVGTHGLHVTFGLVWLVVLMLQINKHGLIPENNRRLMCLSMFWHFLDVVWIGVFTFVYLMGVL